TTCGATACGCTCTGCCACGTTTCCTGGATCCATCGCAAGCAAGGATTCCGGACGAAGAGTTCCACCGCCCACGCGATTTCCTTTGATCAGAACGCGGTACTCACCCGGAGCCAACTGCAAGTTGTCACGGATGTGAATACTTGGAACCACGATTCCCAAATCCAAAGCAAATTGTTTTCTGATACTGACGATGCGCTCAAGCAAGTCGCCACTTTGATCCGATTCGACGATATTGATCAGACCGTAACCAACTTCCAACTCCACCATATCCAGCGGCAACATCGTTTCGATATTTTCTTTTTTGGGAGCTGCCAAAGCCGCGTCGGATTGTTTCTTTTCCGCTTCCGCTTTTTCGAAACGAGCTTTCTTAATAATCCACGCAGTTCCACACAACAATCCGCCCATTAACAAGAATGGAATTGTTGGAAGACCCGGTACAAGACCCAGCAAGATCAACACACCGCCGGCAATCATCACCGCACGTGGTTTAACGAACAATTGACCTGTAACCTCTTCACCGACGTCTTTGTCAGAGTTTGAAGTACGAGTCACGATGATACCGGCTGCTGTTGAGATCACAAGAGCTGGGATCTGAGCCAGAAGACCGTCACCGATCGTGAGCATTGTGTAGTATTTTGCGGCAGTACTGACATCAAGGCCTTTTTGAATCACGCCAATCGCCAAACCACCCAAGATATTGATCATTGTGATAATAATACCGGCAATAGCGTCACCACGTACGAACTTCGAGGCACCGTCCATCGCTCCGTAAAAGTCCGCTTCGCCTTCGATTTGCTTACGGCGCTTGCGAGCTTCCGCTTCTGTGATGTGACCAGAGTTTAATTCTGCGTCGATCGACATCTGCTTACCAGGCATCGCATCCAAAGTGAAACGAGCTGCAACTTCCGCCACGCGGCCCGAACCTTTTGTGATGACCATGAAGTTGATGACCATCAAGATGATGAACATCACAAAACCGATAACGTAGTTTCCACCGACAACGAAGTTTGCAAACGAAGCGATTACGTCTCCGGCCGCTTTTTCACCTTCATGTCCGTGAGTCAAAATCAAACGAGTCGTTGCCACGTTCAGTGACAAGCGGAACAGTGTCGTCATCAAAAGTAGTGACGGGAAAGATGTGAAATCCAAAGCTCTGTCGGTGTAGATACTCACCAAGAGGATCAAAACACTGATCGCCAAAGAGAAGGTCAAGGTGATGTCGAGCATAAACGGAGGCAATGGGATGATCATCACCGCCAGAATTGCAAGCAATCCAAACGCAATAAAAAGATCCGTGTTCTTCGTGATCTTATCGAATCTTTTTAAGAACTGAAACACTTGTTCCATTATCTTTTCTTCCTACGCAAACGATAAACATACGAAAGCACTTCCGCCACTGCGACGAAAAGCTCCCTAGGAATAACTTGTCCAATTTTCATTGTCTTAAAGATCGTCCGAGCCAGCGGCTTGTTTTCCACGATAGGAATATTGTGTTCGCGGCCGATCTCTTTGATCTTTTCCGCGACGTGGTCAGCACCCATAGCAATCAACTGTGGTGCCGGTAAATTGTCCGTGTATTTCAAAACAACAGCAATGTGTGTGGGATTTGTGATGATCACGTCTGCTTTAGGAACATCCGCCATCATTCTCTTACTCGCCATCTCCCTTTGGATGCGACGAATGCGAGATTTGATCATCGGATCACCCTCACGTTGCTTGTGTTCTTCTTTGACCTCTTGTTTGGTCATCATCATTTTCTTTTCAAGATCCCAACGCTGATAGAAGTAATCCGCCAAAGCGATAATGAGCATCACTGCGCCCACACCGCCTAAAAGCTTCACAACGACAGCACCCAGATACATTAAGATTTGCTCAATTGAGAACGTGAGCATGTAAGGCACTTGACGAACTTCACCGCGCAACAAGAAATACAAAACGATTCCCACAGCCGCCATTTTTAACAATGACTTCAAAGCTTCAACAACCGCGCGCAAACTGAACACGCGTTTGAAACCTTCCACGGGACTTAATTTTTCAAAGTTAGGAGATAGAGCGTCTTCCACTTGCAGGAAGCCCACTTGAAGAATGGAAGAAGCGGCGCCAATGACGCCAGCCATGCCCATCACAGGAGCCATCAGGATCAAAGCTTTCTCTCCACAGAAACGGAAGGCTTCCGTGAATTTACCTTCACGCACTAGCACAACCATGTCATTTCCAAAGGAGTATTGAAAAACTTCGTAGAGATTTTTGAAGAAGAAGCGACCCAACGCATACACGCACCCAGCCGCCGCCAGTAAAATAACTGCCGACGCGAGTTCCTTTGTATGAGCAACGTTCCCTTTTTTGCGAAACTCTTCCCGTCTCGCATCCGTTGCCTGTTCGGTCTTTTCACCGTTCTCTTCAGCCATCTCGTTCCTTCCTAGAACTAAAAAGCTATTGTTATAAGTGTTTCATCACAGCAAATAGTTTGCTAGCTGTGATTTCAACTAGACCATTCATTTCTATGGCCATCAGTGGAAGACAGAGAAACACCACTGTCATTCCAAGCATGATCGTCACAGGCATACTTGTAACCAGGACGTTGATCTGGGGAACTGCTCTTCCCAAAATCCCCATCGCAAGATTCGCAAGCAGAATGGTCACCAACACCGGAGCACACATCTTAATCGCCATTAACATCACGGTCTGACCGTAAACGGCCATCTCCGCAAATGGTCCCACATTGAGCGCGAGCGAGCTTACAGGCACAAGCTCGTAACTTTGCGCAATTGCACTGATCAACATGTGATGCCCATTGATTGCTAAAAAAACCAGAGTCCCAATTGTCGAATAGAATTGATCGATCGTGTTTCCATGCGATCCCAGCATGGGATTGTACATCTGAGATGCACTCAAACCCACGGACATCGACACCAAGTCCCCTGTCATTGTGACTACAAAGAAGAACAAGCGGGTTAAAAATCCCAGCGCCAATCCGACAATCAATTCGCGCACCGCTAAACCGATGATATCATTAGAAATTAAAGCGTAATCGACATTCCCAACCTTCACCACCGGGAATAATAAAACGCTAAATACGATCGACAGGAGAACCTTGATAGGCACAGTGATCGTCGGAGAGCCAAAAACCGCTGAAGAAATAACAAAGGCAATCATGCGCAGAAAAATCAGCGCAAAAAGCAGGATCTGAGCCTCTGTCATTGAACTCCAGTTAATCACTCGGCTATTCCCTCACCATCACGGCAATATTTTCAAAAAGGTTCACTGTATAGGAACTCATCACGTCCATCATCCACGGACCTGCAAGCACGAACACCAACGCCACTACGATCATTTTTGGAATGAACGTCAGAGTCGCTTCGTTAATCTGTGTGAGCGCTTGAAAAATACTCACGGCCAAACCCACAACCAGCGTGCTGATAAGCAACGGCGCCGCCAGCATAGCTGTTGTACGAAGAGCATCTTGTCCAAGTCGAATTACAAGTTCTTCTGTCATCTTTCACCTCTACCCGAAACTCTTAACCATCGAACCGATGAGAAGACCCCATCCGTCCACTAAGACAAAGAGCATGATCTTAAAGGGTAACGAAATCACAACCGGAGGAAGCATCATCATACCCATCGCCATCAAGACGCTGGCCGCGACGATGTCGATCACAAGGAATGGAAGGAAGATGATAAAACCAATTTGGAAAGCCGTTTTAAGCTCAGAAACCACGAACGCCGGAACCAAAACCATTGTTGGAACGTCCGCGCGAGTTTTCGGTTTTTCCACCTTAGAAAGTTTCACGAATAGCGCCAAATCCGAATCGCGAGTTTGATTGAACATGAACTTACGAAGCGGAGCCAAAGTATTTTCAATCGCCGCATCTTGAGAGATCTTTCCTGCAAGATAAGGCTGAATACCTTTTGTGTTCATTTCGTTGAATGCAGGTTGCATCACGAAGAAAGTTAAAAACAAAGACAAACCCACCAACAATTGATTGGGTGGCATTTGTTGCACGCCCATTGCCTGTCTTAAAAAAGAAAAGACGATGATGATGCGAGTAAAGCCCGTCATCATAATCAAAATCGCCGGCGCCAGAGTTAGCACCGTCATGATCAAAATCAATTTAACAGCGTTCACCACTTCATTAGGATTGTCTGTAGTTTTAAAACCCAGATTCACCGTCGGAAGAGTCACTTGAGCAAACGCGCTGGAACTGATCAAAAGAACCAGAGGCAAAAGAATCAGACTCCACAGAGTCCAGTTAGTCTTTCTCACTGAAGAGACCTCATTCCTTTAAGGCGTTTAGAAACGATATCTTTGATTCCGCTAATCGCGAATTCTTCGTCAGCATCCAAGTCTTTTGCTGAACGTTTTTTTGGTGCTGGAGCAGGTTCGGCTTCGTCTTCGTTATTTTCAAAGTCCGCTTTTGTCGAACCTATGCCGCCTAAAACCTTTCCAAAATTTTGTGGAGACTCTTCTGGCACTTCGTCATCAAGCAATGACAACGGTTTGATCATAGAAATGTTGTGATCCGTAATACCGATCAAGATCGATTCGCCAGCCACACGCACAATCGCCAAACTTTTTTTAGGCCCCAAGTAGTGCTGTTGCAAAACTTTGATTTGCGTTTGGTGTTTCATCGCACGAGGAACTTTGTACTTACGGAGAAAAAAGTAAGCACCCGTTCCCACAAGTCCCAAGATCGAAAGAGTGAAGAGAATACGGAAAACGCCACTGCCTTCAGACGAAGCCTTTTTATCTTTCTCAAGATTTAAAGGAATTTCGGACTCTTTGCGATTATCCACTTTTTTCTCTGCTGAAGCGACAGTCGCCTCTTGTGAGGGAGCGGATTCCGTTGCCGCAATTTCAGCGGGGGCCGCTGAAGTTGTAGCTTCTTCCGCCGCGTGGGCAGAAACTGAAAACACAAAGATTAACGAAAGCAACAAACGCATCTGAAACCTCTTATTATCTGAGCTGTTCTACACGCTCAGCTGGAGAAATAATATCTGTCAAACGCACACCGAATTTCTCGTTGACCACCACGGCTTCACCACGTGCAATCAATTTGTCATTGACGTAAACTTCCATCGGCTCACCGGCCAATTTATTCAGCTCAATAACGCTTCCTTGAGTCAGATTCAAAAGCTCACTCACCGGCATTTTTGTGCGCCCCAACTCAACTGAAAC
This region of Bdellovibrio sp. BCCA genomic DNA includes:
- the flhA gene encoding flagellar biosynthesis protein FlhA, whose translation is MEQVFQFLKRFDKITKNTDLFIAFGLLAILAVMIIPLPPFMLDITLTFSLAISVLILLVSIYTDRALDFTSFPSLLLMTTLFRLSLNVATTRLILTHGHEGEKAAGDVIASFANFVVGGNYVIGFVMFIILMVINFMVITKGSGRVAEVAARFTLDAMPGKQMSIDAELNSGHITEAEARKRRKQIEGEADFYGAMDGASKFVRGDAIAGIIITMINILGGLAIGVIQKGLDVSTAAKYYTMLTIGDGLLAQIPALVISTAAGIIVTRTSNSDKDVGEEVTGQLFVKPRAVMIAGGVLILLGLVPGLPTIPFLLMGGLLCGTAWIIKKARFEKAEAEKKQSDAALAAPKKENIETMLPLDMVELEVGYGLINIVESDQSGDLLERIVSIRKQFALDLGIVVPSIHIRDNLQLAPGEYRVLIKGNRVGGGTLRPESLLAMDPGNVAERIEGIPTKEPAFGLDALWISPARKEDAEIAGYTVVDLPTVMATHLTEIVRSHAHELLGRQEASTLIENFKKSHPKVVEELIPDLLSLGSVVRVLQSLLKEQVSIRDLLTIFETLADEAPRNKDIEVLTEQVRRALARGITAKYTTDQGNIPVMTLHPNIEELIANSLLQTEQGVQLVMDPTSAHRLINEIARTVENHPEVASQPILLTSPTSRRHLYKLTSRFIPQLVVLSHNELTSDADVQSVALVEMSHAG
- the flhB gene encoding flagellar biosynthesis protein FlhB; this encodes MAEENGEKTEQATDARREEFRKKGNVAHTKELASAVILLAAAGCVYALGRFFFKNLYEVFQYSFGNDMVVLVREGKFTEAFRFCGEKALILMAPVMGMAGVIGAASSILQVGFLQVEDALSPNFEKLSPVEGFKRVFSLRAVVEALKSLLKMAAVGIVLYFLLRGEVRQVPYMLTFSIEQILMYLGAVVVKLLGGVGAVMLIIALADYFYQRWDLEKKMMMTKQEVKEEHKQREGDPMIKSRIRRIQREMASKRMMADVPKADVIITNPTHIAVVLKYTDNLPAPQLIAMGADHVAEKIKEIGREHNIPIVENKPLARTIFKTMKIGQVIPRELFVAVAEVLSYVYRLRRKKR
- a CDS encoding flagellar biosynthetic protein FliR — protein: MINWSSMTEAQILLFALIFLRMIAFVISSAVFGSPTITVPIKVLLSIVFSVLLFPVVKVGNVDYALISNDIIGLAVRELIVGLALGFLTRLFFFVVTMTGDLVSMSVGLSASQMYNPMLGSHGNTIDQFYSTIGTLVFLAINGHHMLISAIAQSYELVPVSSLALNVGPFAEMAVYGQTVMLMAIKMCAPVLVTILLANLAMGILGRAVPQINVLVTSMPVTIMLGMTVVFLCLPLMAIEMNGLVEITASKLFAVMKHL
- the fliQ gene encoding flagellar biosynthesis protein FliQ translates to MTEELVIRLGQDALRTTAMLAAPLLISTLVVGLAVSIFQALTQINEATLTFIPKMIVVALVFVLAGPWMMDVMSSYTVNLFENIAVMVRE
- the fliP gene encoding flagellar type III secretion system pore protein FliP (The bacterial flagellar biogenesis protein FliP forms a type III secretion system (T3SS)-type pore required for flagellar assembly.); its protein translation is MRKTNWTLWSLILLPLVLLISSSAFAQVTLPTVNLGFKTTDNPNEVVNAVKLILIMTVLTLAPAILIMMTGFTRIIIVFSFLRQAMGVQQMPPNQLLVGLSLFLTFFVMQPAFNEMNTKGIQPYLAGKISQDAAIENTLAPLRKFMFNQTRDSDLALFVKLSKVEKPKTRADVPTMVLVPAFVVSELKTAFQIGFIIFLPFLVIDIVAASVLMAMGMMMLPPVVISLPFKIMLFVLVDGWGLLIGSMVKSFG
- a CDS encoding FliO/MopB family protein; the encoded protein is MRLLLSLIFVFSVSAHAAEEATTSAAPAEIAATESAPSQEATVASAEKKVDNRKESEIPLNLEKDKKASSEGSGVFRILFTLSILGLVGTGAYFFLRKYKVPRAMKHQTQIKVLQQHYLGPKKSLAIVRVAGESILIGITDHNISMIKPLSLLDDEVPEESPQNFGKVLGGIGSTKADFENNEDEAEPAPAPKKRSAKDLDADEEFAISGIKDIVSKRLKGMRSLQ
- the fliN gene encoding flagellar motor switch protein FliN; this translates as MGDDTLDNLADQLVAEAAGMAAADGGKKAAAAAAPSQNDRNLNLILDIPLKVSVELGRTKMPVSELLNLTQGSVIELNKLAGEPMEVYVNDKLIARGEAVVVNEKFGVRLTDIISPAERVEQLR